In the genome of Myxococcus stipitatus, one region contains:
- the hemW gene encoding radical SAM family heme chaperone HemW, which translates to MSDSPGYEFWREYPDHDPQAVVWYPLTYGPLDVNTVWPLAGPEPKHETSLYIHIPFCAVICPFCPFNKFASVEKMMSEFVIAVKREIELLASRSYWSNAHISAAFFGGGTPTALSGERLADIIETCRKLLRFSDDTELTVEGSPETLTPEKLKMLRDVGVNRISFGVQSFDDHYLKMLGRGHNAATARKTIDMVADAGFDNVAIDLMYRLPGQTLEEVEKDLDTALRSGVSHISAYSLFVEPGSPLARVQHRGKLLPLPDEQTDLEMFRLVIDRLAQSNFELYTLYDFAPPGKRCEHHVINWHAPQKEYVGIGPGAFSFVRNGRDEFVYGNVNPLERYFDLLREGKLPIDFGVHLSEEEQMARYMVLGTNGLDIPKAPFEQRFGQSIHSVFGETVDKLQGWGLVEDLPGSVSLTRKGRLYLANVGKSFCTERNRMKPHPAGVDLQKGAGQSLIGINK; encoded by the coding sequence ATGAGTGACAGCCCCGGCTACGAGTTCTGGCGCGAGTACCCCGACCATGACCCCCAAGCGGTGGTCTGGTACCCGCTCACCTACGGCCCCCTGGACGTCAACACCGTCTGGCCCCTGGCGGGCCCCGAGCCCAAGCACGAGACGTCGCTCTACATCCACATCCCGTTCTGCGCCGTCATCTGTCCGTTCTGCCCCTTCAACAAGTTCGCGTCCGTCGAGAAGATGATGTCGGAGTTCGTCATCGCGGTGAAACGCGAGATAGAGCTCCTGGCCTCGCGCTCCTACTGGTCCAACGCGCACATCAGCGCGGCCTTCTTCGGCGGGGGCACCCCGACGGCCCTGTCCGGCGAGCGGCTGGCCGACATCATCGAGACGTGCCGCAAGCTGCTGCGCTTCAGCGACGACACGGAGCTGACCGTCGAGGGCAGTCCGGAGACGCTGACCCCCGAGAAGCTGAAGATGCTGCGCGACGTGGGCGTCAACCGCATCAGCTTCGGCGTCCAGTCCTTCGACGACCACTACCTGAAGATGCTGGGGCGCGGCCACAACGCGGCCACCGCGCGGAAGACCATCGACATGGTCGCGGACGCGGGCTTCGACAACGTCGCCATCGACCTGATGTACCGCCTGCCGGGCCAGACGCTGGAGGAGGTGGAGAAGGACCTGGACACGGCGCTGCGCTCGGGCGTGAGCCACATCAGCGCCTACAGCCTCTTCGTGGAGCCCGGCTCGCCGCTGGCCCGCGTGCAGCACCGGGGCAAGCTGCTGCCGCTGCCGGACGAGCAGACGGACCTGGAGATGTTCCGGCTGGTCATCGACCGGCTCGCCCAGTCGAACTTCGAGCTGTACACGCTCTATGACTTCGCCCCGCCGGGAAAGCGGTGCGAGCACCACGTCATCAACTGGCACGCACCCCAGAAGGAGTACGTGGGCATCGGCCCTGGCGCCTTCTCCTTCGTGCGCAACGGGCGGGACGAGTTCGTCTACGGCAACGTCAACCCGCTGGAGCGCTACTTCGACCTCTTGCGTGAGGGGAAGCTGCCCATCGACTTCGGCGTGCACCTCTCCGAGGAGGAGCAGATGGCCCGCTACATGGTGCTGGGCACCAACGGGCTCGACATCCCCAAGGCGCCCTTCGAGCAGCGCTTCGGCCAGTCCATCCACTCGGTGTTCGGCGAGACGGTGGACAAGCTCCAGGGCTGGGGGCTGGTGGAGGACCTGCCAGGGAGCGTGTCCCTGACGCGCAAGGGCCGGCTGTACCTGGCCAACGTTGGAAAGTCTTTCTGCACGGAGAGGAACCGGATGAAGCCCCACCCCGCGGGGGTGGACCTGCAGAAGGGTGCCGGTCAAAGCCTGATTGGCATCAATAAGTAG